From the Bacteroidia bacterium genome, the window TTCAAAAAATCTAAATACTGAAAATTAACTGTTTATGTAAGTATTAGAAACCTTTCAGGTCCAAACCTTAGTACCTTCGGTACAATTGGTACAAATGTCAATATTACTTCGCGATTTGAGGACCAACTTTCTAAAACGGTTATAAGGTTCACTTTGCCACACTTTTCTAAACCCCAAAGTTGCAACCTGCCCAAGGCGGTGACTTGCATCTTTATCAAAACAGCAGGGAACCACATTTCCATCCCAGGTGATGACACATGAATGCCACATCCGCCAGCAATGATTTAATAACGGATTGCGAATACTGTAGGTACCGTCTTTATTTTTCTTATAACGTGAATGTGTAAGATCGTTTGGCATCAATTCATTGCCATGAACATAATCATAGAGTTGGGCTGTTTTATAAACCACTTCGTCAATACCGATGGATTTGGCTAATTGCTGTACCTCTTTTATCTGATGTTCGTTAGGCTTTACAACCAAAAACTGAAAAATGAGATGTGGTGTTTTGGATTTAAGCTGTCGTTTCCATTTCACCATGTTTTGGGCACCTTTAATTACTTTCTCTAAAGATCCGCCTATACGATATTGCTGATAGGTTTCCTGAGTGGTTCCATCAATTGAAATAATTAGTCTGTCAAGACCCGACTCAATGGTTTTGCGTGCATTGTCATCATCCAGATAATGTGCATTGGTAGATGTTGCAGTATATATTTTTTTCTGTGATGCATAACGTATCATCTCAAATAGATTCTTGTTGAGAAAAGGTTCTCCTTGAAAATATAAGATGAGGTACAATAAGTCAGGTGCCAGTTCATCAACAACTTTTTCAAAAAAGTCGGGCTGCAACATACCTGTTGGTCTGCTGAATGCGCGCAGTCCACTCGGACATTCAGGGCAACGAAGATTACAAGAAGTTGTAGGCTCCATTGAAATACTCACCGGCATTCCGCTGACACTTGCCTTCCCGGTTATGCGCGACAAATAATAGCTACCAAGAATTTTACTGAAGTTAAACAGTCGTCTGAAAGTTAACTTACTCAGCAGGTTTGATATGTCTTTAAAATTACGATTCAATGGAAAAGAAACAAAACACGAAAAAGTAAAAATTACGAATACAATTTACTTGTTTCTTATGACAAAGTAAACATTTGTGCAAAGCTAATGTTTTTATATGCTTTTTTAATTTGAATCTTTTATTGGAAGTTACGCTAACGACATTGCCATTTTGAATTTTTCGGCAATGGTATCTTATAATGCATGGCTTGATTTGTTTTGGGATGGGAAAAAAGTATTTCAGTTGCTATCAAAGCAATGGCTCCTTGCTGATATTCAGTTGTTGCACCATAAAATGAATCGCCAACAACAGTTGCATTTCTTGAAGAAAATTGTACACGTATCTGATGGTAGCGACCGGTAATTAATTCAACTTTATAGAGAACCGCATTTGACCTTGTGTTACATACTTCTTTATACTTTAACTCTGCTCTGACAAAGCCTTCCTTCTTTCTATTTGAAAGAATTGCTTTTTTAAGTTTTGTGTGTTTCTGATGATAGTCTGTAAGTGTGCCTTCTGCAGTAGGTAAAGCATGTTCTGCTAGCACGTGATAAACCTTTGTGATACTCCTACTGTTAAACTGTTGGTTGAGATTTTGCAAAGCAGATTTTGTTTTTGCTATAATAATCAACCCTTCTGTCACACGGTCAATACGATGCGGAAAGCTGATGTAGTAGTTTTTGTTGGTTGGGAATTTTGTTTGAAGATGATTCAGAAACCAGCTTTGCAGCGAAGGATTTCCATAGTTATCATCTTCGACCATTAACCCTGCCGGCTTATGCAGCACGGCAAGGTAATAGTCTTCAAATAGGATTGATGGTAGCAACTGTTTATTTGTTTATTGAACAATAAACTTTGATGTCATTTTATATCCGTCACCATTGGTGAAATAAACAAAATATATTCCCGGTTTCAAATTTTCATTTCTGAATTCTAAAGCATTTGATTGCAGGTGTTCTTCTTTTAGTACACAGTTCCCCAGCACATCATAAATTAATATACTGCCATTATCAACTGTAAGGTCGCTACTTATTATTATTGTTGCCTCTTGGAAAACAGGATTTGGAAAAACAGATAGAGTAGATTCTGTTTCAAATACATTACTCTCTCCGGCTGTGCGACAAGGATTAACTTTAACCTGTACTAATGGAGACAGTTTGGAGCAACCATTACCGGTTTGGCGAACTCTGTATCCTCCTGCTGTATTTGCAGTATAAGAAGCACCTGTTTCACCGGTAATATCAACGCTGTTTTTAGTCCACTGATAAACTACACCCGGCCAAGAGTTAGTACTTAAAACAACATTCTGACCATTACAAATTGTTGTTGGACCCGATGCTGTAATTGCAGGTGTTGGGTTATTAATTACCGTCAAGACCAAATTAGCTGTTGTAACTGGACAAATACCATTTAAAGAAACTATAGCATAATAAGTACCTGCTGATGTAACATTACAAGATGGATTTACAGCACCATTTATGGCAACATTATTTCTATACCACTGATAAGTGTATATAGGATTTGAAGTAACCGATAAGTGGAAAACTTGTCCGGCACAGATTGTAGCTGTTCCTGAAGGAGAAATAACAGCAGAAACTGTAGCGCTGTTTACCGTCACAACATTGGACGTTGCATTACCACAAGGCGATGTCATATAAACTGAATAACTGCCTGCAGTGTTTACAGTCAAAGTCGGTGATGTTGCTCCGTTAATATCAACACCATTATTTTTCCATTGATAGGTGAAACCTGTGCCCGTACTTGCAGATAATACTACAGAAGCACCTGTACAAATTGTAACTGTTCCTGCAGGAAGCACCGATGCACTGAATGAACCAATTGATACCGGTATTGCATTGGAAATTGTTGTACCACATGATGCTGAAACCTTACATGAGTAACTGCCGCTGGAAGTTGCTGCATAAGTTGTACCTGTTGCATTGCTTATATCCACACCATTCTTTTGCCATTGATAAGAATAACCCGGAATAGGGTTCACCAGTGCCATATTTACTGTTCCGGTAGGTGAGCATAAAGTTGTCTGGTCGTTGGTGTTTATCTGAGCTGTTACACCTGTAGCCTTTTTAACACTAATTGTTTTTGATTTAACACAACCGTTTGCAGTTTCAATTACTCTATACCCACCTGCTTGTGTTGCATTATAAGTCTGTAAAGTGGCTCCGGGAATATCTACACTGTTAAACTGCCATTGATAATTTACGCCTGCAAAAGTATTGGCAGTGAGTGTAACATAGCCGGGTACACAAAACGAAAGTGATGTTGACGAACTAATGGATGGTGTTGGGTTATTAATAACACTAACCACAATTACATTTGAATTTCCTGAACAAGTACCTGTTACTTTACAATAATACTGTCCTGCACTGCTTGCATAATAATTCTGATTGACTGAAGTTCCTAAGGCAACATTATTTCTATACCACTGATAGGATGATGCCCCTGCAGGAGCAGATAGTTGAACATTGCTTCCGGCACAAATGTTTGTAGAACCATTAGCAGCAATTTGTGGTGATCCGGTGCCAAGCGTTAGTATTGATTGTGATGAAGTTGCTGAGCAACCTGCTAAAGTAACCACAACATCGTAATTGCCGGATACGGTGGCTGTATAATTATCGGCAGTGGCGCCTAAAATATTGTTGCTGTTAAGTCGCCATTGAAAGCTAAACCCTATACCTGTTCCGGCATTTAATAATTGTGATGAATTACATGTTGTAATATTTCCTGATGGTGTAATTGTTGCAACAGGTAGTGGGTTTACTGATGTTGTTGCGCTTGTGCTTCCTGTACATCCACTGGCATTAGTTACAGTTACTGTAAAAGTTCCTGCTGTTGATACATTGATTGATGACGTTGTTGCTCCGTTTGACCATAGATAGGCACTAAAGCCTGCACCGGCATTCAATGTTGTTGAACTGCCTAAGCAGAATGATGTTGCTCCGCTGATAGATGGTATAGGATTTGAATTAACTGTTGTTGTTGCACTAGTGCTTCCTGTACATCCACTGGCATTGGTTACAGTTACTGTAAAAGTTCCTGCTGTTGATACATTGATTGAAGATGTGGTTGCTCCGTTTGACCACAGATAGGCACTATATCCTGCACCGGCATTCAATGTTGTTGAACTGCCTAAGCAGAATGATGTTGCTCCGCTGATAGATGGTATAGGATTTGAATTAACTGTTGTTGTTGCACTAGTGCTTCCTGTACATCCACTGGCATTGGTTACAGTTACTGTAAAAGTTCCTGCTGTTGATACATTGATTGAAGATGTGGTTGCTCCGTTTGACCACAGATAGGCACTATATCCTGAACCGGCATTCAATGTTGTTGAACTGCCTACGCAAAATGATGTTGCTCCGCTTATTGATGGTGTTGGGTCTGTACTAACTGTTAAGTTACTATTGTTGTTGCTGCCAATTACTGAAGGATTAGAACTAATCACACGAATTCTGTATCCTGCTCCTGCTGCAGTACCTACAGGTATCTGACAATTAATTGTTCCGGCAGTGGTAGAAGTAAGCGTACCAATGTTCACAGGGCTGGCAAATGAACCGCTGGAATTTGAAAGTTGTGCTGTAAATATATTACCGGCATTGGCTGCCGCATCAACAGTGTAAGAAACATTTAACAATGTACCTTTACAAAAACTTAATGGTGAAACTGGTGATGTGGTTATTGTTGTTAACCCGGTTGAAGTTGTAATTGTAAAATTTGTATTACTGATGTCGAAGAAAATATTTCCAACCGCTTCAACTTTTACTCTTGCCGTTGTTGTTGAAATATTAGGAACTGTAATGGTCTGGCTTCCATCATTAGGAGTAGTGGCTAATAAAACTGTTGGGTAGGTATAACCACCATCAGTACTTAATGAAATTTTCACGTTAGCAGTATTGATACCACTTCCTGTTGTTCCACTAACATTCCAGGTTACTGTTTGTGTGCTATTGCCAGCCCAGGTTACAGCTGTGTTTGGCGCAGTAACTGCGAAAGCGCCACCTGCGTTAACAACTGTCACAATTAGGTTAGTGTCAGGATGCATGATGCCACCGCCACCGGTACGGCTGTCGCGTGCAGTTAGTCTGAATTTTAAAGTACGTGCCTGATTAGGTAGCAACTCTCCTACTGTTGTTGTGTTATTTACCACATCAGACATTTGCGGAAAGGTGCGTGATGGGCTTGTGGTAGGTGGAAAAGGACGAAACATTGGTGCCGTAGTTGACTGTACATTCCATGCACCCGCAGAACCCAAATCGCGTTCTTCCCAAGAATAAGTTAGTGCATCACCATTTGCATCAGTTGCAGCTCCTGTCAAAACAAATGGTGTGCTGATAGGAATTGAACAGTTATTACCCATATTGGTAACTACAGGCGCTGTATTTCCTGTAGAAGTTGTAACCGGACAGGAGTTTCCTCCTCCTGTATTTGAAAAAGTTATCATCTGATCAAGGCTGTAGCCATGAAAATAAGCTATACTGTGTGGTGCAAGATTATCGCTTCCGCAAATTCCGGCATAAGCCTGAATGGTAATGCCACTACCGGGTTCATAAGCTGCCGTAGAAGATCGGTTGCCATTGCAACTTCCTGTTGTGCTGTTAAAAGTATGATCACCTCCAAACTGATGACCCATTTCATGAGCTACATAATCAATATCAAATCCATCTCCTGAAGGAGCGCTATTTCCGGTTACACCTTTTGCTTTATTGGAACTGCTACATACACAGCCCAAATAAGCCACACCACCACCACCTGTGCTGAATACGTGACCTATATCGTAGTTTGAACTGCCAATTACATTATCACAAGTAGTTTGATTCTGGCTCAACATTGTTGAGCCATTGTTGTTGGTAAATGGATCCGTTGACGAATTGGTATAAACAATCAGGTTGTTGTTGGCAACCATGATCATGCGAATTGAAAGTTCTGATTCATACACACCATTTACACGATTCATTGTAGTAGCCATTCCTGCCATTGCACCCGATACGGTTCCTCCATAAAATGCTGCATACTCACCTGTACACGCTAATGCAAGCCTGTAGGTTCTTAGCAGTGTACCGTTGGTACGCTGCACTGTATTACTAACTGTATTTTGTATTTCCATTGCTGTTTCGTCAGCTAGAGAGCATTCAAAAGAGTTTTGTCTGACTAAATTTTTTCTCTCATAGCTCATGTAATAATTTACCGTATTTTGATTATAAGGATCAATATAGACATCGCCTTTTGAAGAACGAATCATGGCATGAAATCCAAATTGTGTTACATCCAATTTGATGGTTGATGTAACATCGTTAATGCCCTTACCGGTGTATGTCTTTATTTGTGGAAATTTGGCAGCCAAATCAGGGTGCATGATGTTATATTGAAAAATGCTGAAACGCTCAAAAGAGCCATCAGGCATTGGCACTTCAAGCATCAATCCGTTGGTAAGATTTGATGTTTGAGAAGGCTCCGGTTTTGCGGTATTTAAATACTGTTGTAATAAATTTAAATCGAGATTAAGTGCTCTGTAGCTTGAAGGTACAGTTAGTCGTTCACCGGAAACCGGAATAGAAGATACCTCACGCCAGAAATTTCTAGAATCCTGAGCGTTGAGGACATAGGTTGCTTGTATGATGAGCAATGCCGTCATCATTGTTTTGAAAATACCCTTCATTTGAAAATCGTTTTTTATTATACTTTGAAACAAAATTCCTTAAAAAAACCATTATTAGCAAAGGTCGAAGTAATAAATGCACAAAAAGAAGTATCGTATGCAAAATACATTAGTTGTTTTGGAGAAGTCAGGGGAATCAGAATAGCGTGCTTAGACATAACAATATAAAAACCTGCTGCCGAAAGAAAGATGTTAAACAAAAAAAATTATTTCCAGGCTTTTACGATGAGGCCGGTGCCCGTAGGATGTGTCATGTTTACATCAAAATAGTTTAACACAAAACAAATTGGATAAAACAACAGATAATAGAATGGTAAAACAACAAAAAAGGCTTTGGTATATCCCAATGCAGAGATAGGATATTTCATGGATAAGCGCCAGGATATTTTTCCAGGAGTACCGTAAGAATATTTTGCTTCGGCACGGCTAAAACCATTTCGTAGCAGCTTTGCTTTTATATCGTCAATATTATAGCCATCGCGAACATGCTCTTCGATGAAAGATTGCTGGTCATCACCATGAACATCACTACCGCCCTGATCGCTTGGTGTTGAAATGACTAACATGCCTCCGGTTTTAAGCGATGCCGAATAATTTCTGAACACCTGTTCATCTTCAAGAATGTGTTCCATTACATCAACACAAACAACAAGATCGTAAGTTGAAGGTGATTGGTATTTTGTTAAATCTTCTATACCAAATTGTACGTTCTTATATCCTGCTTTATGAAAAAATGCATTACAATCACTAACTTGTTCTTCTTTTACATCTACTGCATATATTTTCCAATTCTTATTTCGCGAAGCAAGCCAGTAGGTGTATTGTCCAAAACCCGATCCTGCATCTAAAATATTTGCATTATCACCATATAATTTTTCCCACTGCCTTAGCTCTTTATGAATATGCCAGGCACGCAAGAGAAGTAAATCGAGTAAACGGTAAAATGTTTTTCTTAAAAATGGTGATTTATTAAACACCTCACCCAGTGAGCGTTTTATAGGATCGTATTGCATTCAGTGTGTCAGTCTTCCTTTGGGTCGTTTTTATGAATTTCTTTAAACAACTGTTCAATATGCTCTGCATAGTCTAAGCTTTCATCATTAAAAAATTTGAGCTCCGGGATATGCCGTATTTGATTTCGGATTCTGTTGCCTAACTTTCTTCTGATGTCGTGCATCTTATGATTCAGGTTACTTACTATCTGTTCGGCATCTTTTTGCTTGAACAAACTTAAACGCACATAGGCAATACCAAGGTCTGGTGTTACTCTGACATTGGTAACAGTAACAAAAGCATTTCCATAAAACGAACTGCCTTCGAGCTGAAACAAACTACTGATTTCTTTTTGCAACATTCTTGAAATTTTCTGTTGCCTTGTGCTATCCATTAAATCATACTTAAATTAAACTTATTTGATTTCGCCAAGCTTGCTTGTGAGAAGCTGAATGGCAGTACGCTGACTGTCTATTTCACTCTTCTTCTTGTTCAGGTCATTTTCCTTTTTGTAAACATCGTCTTCTGCTTTTTTGATATTATCCTTATATTTTTCAATATCGCTGCGCAAAGTTTTAATATCTTTTTCTACAGAGCCTCTGTCGCTCTCCATCTTACCCAACAATTTTTCTGCATCTTTTAGTTGCGCCTGAACTGGTGCTTTTGTAGTTTCAACTGCAAAACTTTTTACCATCTGCTCTGCTGCTCCATACTTGGTGGCATCAACAGATGATGATAAATAAGCTCCTCCCAAATCAAAGGCAACCATCACTTTAACACTGTTGTCTGATTTGTTTTCTTCAAAACGAGCGTAAATGTCAACAGGATTGTTTCCCCAGTCTTTTATCAAAACATTGTCGGTAAAAGTTTCTTCTTTACCTGCTGTTACTTTTTTACTCTTTAAAGATTTCATATAGGTTGTCCAGCTATTGGTTACATCTTTAAGGCTGTTGTTAAAGCAAGTTGTAACAATTGCAGGCTGCTGTCCGGTAGAGAATGTTGATGTTTGCTCAGCTACAGTAAGAACTTGTGCCGAAGTAATTGTGTGCGCAAAAAACAATGCTGCCGCTAAAAATTTTTTCATACTTTTTTTGTTTAAAAATAATGATACAAAGGTAGTAAAAATGACACTTCGCACTGAAAGTACGGTGATTAAAATCATTAACCTCATTGAAACTGCTCTAAAGTTTATCAAGCCTCACTCTATAAGTATATCCTAACCTCACAAACCACGAATTTTGAATACTCATAGCGCTTTGTGAATCTATATTCCGATTCTTTGTTCCCAGAACAAACTTTCTGAAAACAGAATGTCCGGTTTCTAAAAACAATACATTGTTCTTCTTAATATAAAAATCTGCTGCAATTCTAAGCAAGTTGTCATTGGTTCTTAGGTAATAGCTGTCGTCCTTTCGGTAAGAAAGTGTTATGGTTTTAAGCGAAATTAAAAAATGTAATTTGTTGATGACGGCCTTATACTCTCCGTTGAGCGAAGCAGGAAGAATACCCCATAAATTCCATCGTGGTGTTATACGATAATCTATTCCGAGAAGTGG encodes:
- a CDS encoding radical SAM/SPASM domain-containing protein, translating into MNRNFKDISNLLSKLTFRRLFNFSKILGSYYLSRITGKASVSGMPVSISMEPTTSCNLRCPECPSGLRAFSRPTGMLQPDFFEKVVDELAPDLLYLILYFQGEPFLNKNLFEMIRYASQKKIYTATSTNAHYLDDDNARKTIESGLDRLIISIDGTTQETYQQYRIGGSLEKVIKGAQNMVKWKRQLKSKTPHLIFQFLVVKPNEHQIKEVQQLAKSIGIDEVVYKTAQLYDYVHGNELMPNDLTHSRYKKNKDGTYSIRNPLLNHCWRMWHSCVITWDGNVVPCCFDKDASHRLGQVATLGFRKVWQSEPYNRFRKLVLKSRSNIDICTNCTEGTKVWT
- a CDS encoding RluA family pseudouridine synthase produces the protein MLPSILFEDYYLAVLHKPAGLMVEDDNYGNPSLQSWFLNHLQTKFPTNKNYYISFPHRIDRVTEGLIIIAKTKSALQNLNQQFNSRSITKVYHVLAEHALPTAEGTLTDYHQKHTKLKKAILSNRKKEGFVRAELKYKEVCNTRSNAVLYKVELITGRYHQIRVQFSSRNATVVGDSFYGATTEYQQGAIALIATEILFSHPKTNQAMHYKIPLPKNSKWQCR
- a CDS encoding reprolysin-like metallopeptidase; this translates as MKGIFKTMMTALLIIQATYVLNAQDSRNFWREVSSIPVSGERLTVPSSYRALNLDLNLLQQYLNTAKPEPSQTSNLTNGLMLEVPMPDGSFERFSIFQYNIMHPDLAAKFPQIKTYTGKGINDVTSTIKLDVTQFGFHAMIRSSKGDVYIDPYNQNTVNYYMSYERKNLVRQNSFECSLADETAMEIQNTVSNTVQRTNGTLLRTYRLALACTGEYAAFYGGTVSGAMAGMATTMNRVNGVYESELSIRMIMVANNNLIVYTNSSTDPFTNNNGSTMLSQNQTTCDNVIGSSNYDIGHVFSTGGGGVAYLGCVCSSSNKAKGVTGNSAPSGDGFDIDYVAHEMGHQFGGDHTFNSTTGSCNGNRSSTAAYEPGSGITIQAYAGICGSDNLAPHSIAYFHGYSLDQMITFSNTGGGNSCPVTTSTGNTAPVVTNMGNNCSIPISTPFVLTGAATDANGDALTYSWEERDLGSAGAWNVQSTTAPMFRPFPPTTSPSRTFPQMSDVVNNTTTVGELLPNQARTLKFRLTARDSRTGGGGIMHPDTNLIVTVVNAGGAFAVTAPNTAVTWAGNSTQTVTWNVSGTTGSGINTANVKISLSTDGGYTYPTVLLATTPNDGSQTITVPNISTTTARVKVEAVGNIFFDISNTNFTITTSTGLTTITTSPVSPLSFCKGTLLNVSYTVDAAANAGNIFTAQLSNSSGSFASPVNIGTLTSTTAGTINCQIPVGTAAGAGYRIRVISSNPSVIGSNNNSNLTVSTDPTPSISGATSFCVGSSTTLNAGSGYSAYLWSNGATTSSINVSTAGTFTVTVTNASGCTGSTSATTTVNSNPIPSISGATSFCLGSSTTLNAGAGYSAYLWSNGATTSSINVSTAGTFTVTVTNASGCTGSTSATTTVNSNPIPSISGATSFCLGSSTTLNAGAGFSAYLWSNGATTSSINVSTAGTFTVTVTNASGCTGSTSATTSVNPLPVATITPSGNITTCNSSQLLNAGTGIGFSFQWRLNSNNILGATADNYTATVSGNYDVVVTLAGCSATSSQSILTLGTGSPQIAANGSTNICAGSNVQLSAPAGASSYQWYRNNVALGTSVNQNYYASSAGQYYCKVTGTCSGNSNVIVVSVINNPTPSISSSTSLSFCVPGYVTLTANTFAGVNYQWQFNSVDIPGATLQTYNATQAGGYRVIETANGCVKSKTISVKKATGVTAQINTNDQTTLCSPTGTVNMALVNPIPGYSYQWQKNGVDISNATGTTYAATSSGSYSCKVSASCGTTISNAIPVSIGSFSASVLPAGTVTICTGASVVLSASTGTGFTYQWKNNGVDINGATSPTLTVNTAGSYSVYMTSPCGNATSNVVTVNSATVSAVISPSGTATICAGQVFHLSVTSNPIYTYQWYRNNVAINGAVNPSCNVTSAGTYYAIVSLNGICPVTTANLVLTVINNPTPAITASGPTTICNGQNVVLSTNSWPGVVYQWTKNSVDITGETGASYTANTAGGYRVRQTGNGCSKLSPLVQVKVNPCRTAGESNVFETESTLSVFPNPVFQEATIIISSDLTVDNGSILIYDVLGNCVLKEEHLQSNALEFRNENLKPGIYFVYFTNGDGYKMTSKFIVQ
- a CDS encoding class I SAM-dependent methyltransferase, translating into MQYDPIKRSLGEVFNKSPFLRKTFYRLLDLLLLRAWHIHKELRQWEKLYGDNANILDAGSGFGQYTYWLASRNKNWKIYAVDVKEEQVSDCNAFFHKAGYKNVQFGIEDLTKYQSPSTYDLVVCVDVMEHILEDEQVFRNYSASLKTGGMLVISTPSDQGGSDVHGDDQQSFIEEHVRDGYNIDDIKAKLLRNGFSRAEAKYSYGTPGKISWRLSMKYPISALGYTKAFFVVLPFYYLLFYPICFVLNYFDVNMTHPTGTGLIVKAWK
- the rbfA gene encoding 30S ribosome-binding factor RbfA, with the protein product MDSTRQQKISRMLQKEISSLFQLEGSSFYGNAFVTVTNVRVTPDLGIAYVRLSLFKQKDAEQIVSNLNHKMHDIRRKLGNRIRNQIRHIPELKFFNDESLDYAEHIEQLFKEIHKNDPKED